Proteins encoded by one window of Lathyrus oleraceus cultivar Zhongwan6 chromosome 1, CAAS_Psat_ZW6_1.0, whole genome shotgun sequence:
- the LOC127129408 gene encoding uncharacterized protein LOC127129408 isoform X1, producing MDSSTRPFWTDQKHVNYLNTMEAIFVRTMFQNKTSFSNHNRPILRLDRHLPDTSESTLDLKPHNRSHTRKYHAPSSDLIGPTTRRTRRRTSQPFNSSQDQVVPHVDNESKGGYNGDSDKGADS from the exons AAACACGTCAACTACCTCAACACAATGGAAGCTATTTTCGTCCGTACAATGTTCCAAAACAAAACCTCTTTTTCAAATCACAACCGTCCGATTCTCAGACTCGATCGCCATCTTCCAGATACCTCCGAATCAACCCTTGATTTGAAACCTCACAACAGAAGCCACACCAGAAAATACCATGCACCCTCCTCAG ATTTGATTGGTCCAACAACGAGAAGAACGCGGAGGAGAACATCTCAGCCGTTCAATTCATCACAAGATCAG GTGGTCCCACATGTAGACAACGAAAGCAAAGGTGGTTATAATGGTGACAGCGACAAAGGAGCAGATAGCTAA
- the LOC127129408 gene encoding uncharacterized protein LOC127129408 isoform X2 produces MDSSTRPFWTDQKHVNYLNTMEAIFVRTMFQNKTSFSNHNRPILRLDRHLPDTSESTLDLKPHNRSHTRKYHAPSSAFPFYRFDWSNNEKNAEENISAVQFITRSGGPTCRQRKQRWL; encoded by the exons AAACACGTCAACTACCTCAACACAATGGAAGCTATTTTCGTCCGTACAATGTTCCAAAACAAAACCTCTTTTTCAAATCACAACCGTCCGATTCTCAGACTCGATCGCCATCTTCCAGATACCTCCGAATCAACCCTTGATTTGAAACCTCACAACAGAAGCCACACCAGAAAATACCATGCACCCTCCTCAG CCTTTCCTTTCTACAGATTTGATTGGTCCAACAACGAGAAGAACGCGGAGGAGAACATCTCAGCCGTTCAATTCATCACAAGATCAG GTGGTCCCACATGTAGACAACGAAAGCAAAGGTGGTTATAA